The following are encoded together in the Daucus carota subsp. sativus chromosome 5, DH1 v3.0, whole genome shotgun sequence genome:
- the LOC108223508 gene encoding beta-galactosidase 3: protein MGSISVLNLLLLALCLGFEVVQCSVSYDNKAIVINGQRRILFSGSIHYPRSTPEMWEDLILKAKDGGIDVIETYVFWNGHEPSPGNYNFEGRYDLVRFLKTVQKAGLYANLRVGPYVCAEWNFGGFPVWLKYVPGISFRTDNEPFKNAMKGFTEKIVNLMKSEKLYESQGGPIILSQIENEYGPQSKNLGSAGHDYMTWAAKLAVGMDTGVPWVMCKEDDAPDPVINTCNGFYCDDFSPNRPYKPTIWTEAWSGWFTDFGGPIYKRPVQDLAFAVARFIQKGGSFVNYYMYHGGTNFGRTAGGPFITTSYDYDAPLDEYGLIRQPKYGHLTELHKAIKLCEKALIATDPTVTSLGSQQEAHVYSAKTGDCAAFLSNYDVKSAAKVLFNDKHYNLPPWSISILSDCKNVVFNTAKVGVQTSQMEMLPSNVDINSWETYNEDISSMEDSSAFTTSGLLEQINVTRDASDYLWYITSVEIASSESFLHGGELPTLIVQSTGHALHVFINGELSGSTFGTRENRRFLYKEKVNLRAGTNKISLLSVAIGLPNIGGHFETWKTGVSGPVALHGLDQGKLDLTWQKWTYQVGLKGESMKLDSPNGVSSVDWIQGSLITQKNQPLTWHKAKFDAPEGDEPLALDMKSMGKGQVWINGQSIGRYWTAFVSGNCNGCSYPGTYRPSKCQVGCGQPTQQWYHVPRSWLKPTQNSIVLFEELGGDPTKISLRKRSVTGVCAEISEYHPNIRNWQIDSYGKTQEFHMPKLHLGCNQGQSITSIKFASFGTPSGTCGSFQQGTCHASTSHATLEKKCIGKQRCAVAISNTNFGHDPCPNVLKRLSVEAICAPVTSTTTQSNTRD from the exons ATGGGAAGCATCTCAGTGTTGAATTTGTTGTTGTTGGCTTTGTGTTTAGGTTTTGAGGTGGTTCAGTGTAGTGTGAGCTATGACAACAAGGCCATTGTCATCAATGGTCAAAGAAGAATCCTCTTTTCTGGGTCCATACATTACCCCAGAAGCACCCCTGAG ATGTGGGAAGATTTGATACTTAAGGCTAAAGATGGGGGCATTGATGTCATTGAGACTTATGTGTTCTGGAATGGTCATGAGCCTTCTCCTGGCAAT TATAATTTTGAGGGAAGGTATGATCTAGTTAGGTTTCTAAAGACAGTGCAGAAGGCAGGGCTCTATGCGAATCTTCGAGTTGGGCCTTATGTCTGTGCTGAGTGGAATTTTGG CGGTTTTCCTGTTTGGCTAAAGTATGTTCCAGGCATTAGCTTCAGGACAGACAATGAGCCATTTAAG AATGCTATGAAAGGATTTACTGAAAAAATTGTCAATTTGATGAAGAGCGAAAAACTGTATGAGTCTCAAGGAGGCCCTATTATTCTCTCTCAG ATTGAGAATGAGTATGGGCCACAAAGTAAAAACCTTGGATCTGCTGGACATGACTATATGACTTGGGCTGCTAAGCTGGCAGTGGGAATGGATACAGGAGTCCCATGGGTAATGTGCAAAGAGGACGATGCACCGGATCCAGTG ATTAATACATGTAATGGATTCTACTGTGATGACTTCTCCCCAAATAGACCCTACAAACCTACAATCTGGACAGAAGCCTGGAGTggatg GTTCACCGACTTTGGAGGCCCAATCTATAAGAGACCAGTTCAGGATTTGGCATTTGCTGTTGCTCGATTCATACAAAAGGGAGGATCATTTGTTAATTACTACATG TATCACGGTGGCACCAATTTTGGACGCACTGCGGGTGGCCCATTTATCACTACAAGCTACGACTATGATGCTCCACTCGATGAATATG GTCTGATCAGACAACCAAAATATGGTCATCTGACGGAACTTCACAAGGCTATTAAGCTGTGTGAAAAAGCTTTGATTGCCACAGACCCTACTGTTACTTCTTTAGGAAGCCAGCAAGAG GCTCATGTATATTCTGCAAAAACTGGAGATTGTGCAGCTTTTCTCTCAAATTATGATGTGAAGTCCGCTGCTAAAGTATTGTTCAATGATAAGCACTATAATCTGCCACCTTGGTCAATCAGTATCCTTTCCGACTGCAAGAACGTAGTCTTCAATACTGCTAAG GTCGGAGTTCAGACATCACAAATGGAGATGTTACCAAGCAACGTTGATATCAACTCGTGGGAGACCTATAATGAGGATATATCTTCTATGGAAGATAGCTCTGCATTTACTACATCTGGTCTCTTGGAGCAAATTAATGTCACTAGGGATGCTAGTGATTACCTATGGTATATAACCAG TGTCGAGATTGCTTCATCTGAATCCTTCTTGCATGGTGGTGAGCTCCCTACTCTCATAGTGCAGTCGACAGGGCATGCTCTTCATGTGTTCATAAATGGAGAACTTTCAG GCTCTACTTTTGGAACAAGAGAAAACAGGAGATTTTTATACAAAGAAAAGGTCAACCTCCGTGCTGGAACAAACAAAATTTCATTGCTCAGTGTCGCTATTGGGCTGCCG AATATTGGTGGACATTTTGAAACGTGGAAGACTGGAGTGTCCGGTCCAGTTGCTCTGCATGGTCTTGATCAGGGAAAATTGGACTTAACATGGCAAAAATGGACCTACCAG GTCGGGCTAAAGGGAGAGTCCATGAAGCTTGACTCTCCAAATGGTGTTTCTTCTGTTGACTGGATACAAGGGTCATTGATCACACAAAAGAATCAACCACTAACATGGCACAAA GCTAAGTTTGATGCACCTGAAGGAGATGAGCCATTGGCTCTAGACATGAAAAGTATGGGCAAAGGTCAAGTATGGATTAATGGTCAAAGTATTGGTAGGTATTGGACTGCATTTGTCAGTGGTAATTGCAATGGATGCAGTTATCCCGGCACTTACCGGCCATCAAAGTGTCAAGTTGGTTGTGGTCAACCCACCCAGCAATG GTATCATGTCCCTCGATCTTGGTTAAAACCAACACAAAATTCTATAGTACTTTTTGAAGAACTGGGAGGTGATCCCACTAAAATTTCCCTTAGGAAGCGATCAGTCACAGGTGTTTGTGCCGAAATATCTGAGTATCATCCAAATATAAGAAATTGGCAAATTGACAGCTATGGGAAAACACAAGAATTTCATATGCCTAAACTTCACTTGGGATGTAACCAGGGCCAGTCAATTACTTCCATTAAGTTTGCAAGCTTTGGAACCCCCTCGGGAACTTGTGGAAGCTTCCAGCAAGGAACTTGCCATGCTTCAACCTCTCATGCCACCTTAGAAAAG AAGTGCATAGGCAAGCAGAGATGCGCTGTAGCCATATCGAACACCAACTTTGGGCATGATCCTTGTCCAAATGTATTGAAGAGGTTATCAGTTGAAGCCATATGTGCCCCTGTGACTTCTACAACCACTCAGTCCAACACAAGAGATTAA
- the LOC108223510 gene encoding thioredoxin H1: MAEGQVISCHTVETWNEQLQKGKNDNKVIIVDFSASWCGPCRVMSPYFAELAKSMPSGIFLKVDVDELKSVAEEYDVEAMPTFMVLKEGKVVEKVIGAKKDELQQTIAKHLNVSA; this comes from the exons ATGGCAGAGGGACAAGTTATTAGTTGCCACACGGTTGAGACCTGGAATGAACAACTCCAGAAAGGAAAGAACGACAACAAAGTG ATAATCGTTGATTTCTCTGCTTCATGGTGCGGACCGTGTCGTGTAATGTCGCCCTATTTCGCAGAGTTGGCTAAAAGCATGCCGTCCGGCATCTTCCTCAAGGTGGATGTGGATGAACTTAAG TCAGTCGCAGAGGAATATGATGTGGAAGCAATGCCGACTTTCATGGTGTTGAAAGAAGGGAAGGTTGTGGAGAAAGTTATCGGAGCAAAGAAAGATGAGCTGCAACAGACCATTGCAAAGCACTTGAATGTCTCTGCTTGA